CTCAGAGTTTCAGGTCTAGCAACATGTATAGTAAAAGCTGTTATACAGTCCTGTAACCGCCTATAATCAGCATTTAAAATCACAGAAAGCCCAGTGTTCTATTTCAGCATAATCAAGTTGAGCACTTACTCCTACCATTTTTCCTGTGCCTAAGTGACTATTCAGGCACTAGTGATGCAGAGGAAAACTATAAAAAGATAGATTGACCCTTTCAATGGAGTTGGACATAATGTGTGACTAACCAGCTGTCTCCCAGGTGGTGAGAGAGAGACTAACAGGCAGCTCAACTGAGTGGAGAGGTGCAAGGAGTAGGGAAGTTTCCCGTAGGAAATGCTGGGTCAGGGAAAAGCCACACTAACCAGGTGGAAGACCTGGTGGGAACTGGGAAGGGATACATAATGTTCATAGGTAGCAGTCATCTGAGACAGAAGTCTCAGGAGGATCCAGGTGGCAGGAACTGGTTTGTACATCTTGTTTTAATTTGGACTGTAATTAAGTTTTAACAATAAATGCTTCTCATAGGAAAAGGATTAGTTAACTCCAGGCACCACCCTTTCAGctcctggccaaagggagctatggagccagagcataagggaggggcagcatgcagagtcaCCTAGTTTCATCTCCACCAGGAGCAGTAGAGACAGGTTACTGATTGTGGGAAACGAACAGTGGTGAGCACCCCCTGGATCCAACATCCCCGAATACCTTCTGTGCCCCAACCACCAGCTCCATCCCCAAACTTTTTTCTTCTTAGTTAACTGACATTTTTCACTTACCAGCACCTACCATTGACCCAACATGCCAGATAGAGCAAGTGGTGGTGTTGGGATTACATAAATATACAAATGTGGTGAACATTATAATGaagaatatatttcaaaataataagcactTATTTTCCTATTAGAATTGtaagatatatatttttttgtacAAAATTCAAGCTGTATTCAAGTCCAGTACAGTTTATATGGGCAACTTTATGCTTCCACACTCAGTTGCACTGATGCTGCCTTTATTTCTGATTTAGTTCGGTTTCGTTTTCTTTTTCGTTTCTTCTTAGCAGTGGAAGGCTGTTGGGTCTCCTGCACTTTGTTCTTTTTCTTCAGGCAGCTGAGAGGATTAGGGCCACCTGCCCTCTTACGTTTTCTTCTGTTTCCAGCCTCCTTTACAAGTCCCTGTTCTTTTTTCAGATGCTCAATACTTTGTTGCTGGTGGTCTGGAACAAGCTGATTTGCTTGCATGGCTTGAACAAATGCCAATGATTTTGGAGAAGGTTTATCCAGCACCATAGTGTTCTGAATAATAAAGAGAAGAGGAACTCCAGGCTTTTTCTtcacttttgttgccaaatccTGGTCCTGTCAAAATCAAATGTATTAGTCAATATTTTGGGATGGATCAAACCTTTAATTTAAATGCAATTGCTTTCAAAACAAAGATCAGACAGATAGATTAATACTCTGACCATTTTTATAGAATGTATCAGATATCTTCCCTTGCCATTACCTGTATCCCTGACAATGAAACTTAACTTTCTACCTTTGTggacaggaaaaaaatatttagtaATCTGCAACAGAAGAAAATGTTCTAATATAAAATGCTACATAAGATTCTAGCAGATCATTTTATTTTCCCATAGTGCAGAATATAAAACAGACTGAAGTCCATAAGAGTTTGTGAATGCACATAAAGTCCTAACAGacttcaaaattagtgttatctGCATGTTTCAATAGCACAgtttaaatcatttttttaagaagaaaattgtaacaaaaattattccgAATTTTCAGTTTagtgttttaattaaaattacaGCATGTTAAACCAATGCTAAAGATGACAGATAGACAAGCTATCAGAGAGCATACAACCTTGTTGTTCCCATTCATCATGCAAAATCGCATTCACTGCCTGTTTCCTTAAAGCTGTCACTCTATTTAGGGTACTGGCAACAGTAACAGCTAACCAGTCACTTGTGCTCACAAAACTGGCAGCTATACATGCAAATGACAAATTCACCATTTTGTAATTTGCATGTAACGTTACTTGTCTTGGGCATACAAGTCCTATAAATTAGTTCCAACACAGAATcgcagaatactagaactggaagggacctcatgagatcaagtccagtcccctgcactcatggcagggtcAAGTATGGTCtatatcaggcatgtccaaagtccggcccgcgggccaattgcggcccgtgttccggtttaatacggccccacaggtaatttggcaatatctatcttttatggcccccaacgaatccatatgtattgagatgaatacattgtaaaatctcagttaatgtcagttggtctaaatcagttataaatatctttggacacaacatgtatacttggtgttatgttcctgttcatattttttgaacttaaaagttgacagattacatattattggtaataaaggttatgtactttacaatgttcctgacatatatttcagcttcttggatttttttttcatctggccttcagatatgaaaggcagagtgatttaacacctgtttagatttgtcatccatgtgacgaaatgaaaagtatgctgtttgcaataaactttgcataaaatagttaatttgcatttaattttaatggttcaaagaatgtcaggcaaaatggtcggccctcacgcatgttcacttcatcaaatctggccctctttgaaaaaagtttggacagccctggtctatatcatccctgatagatgtctaacctgctcttaaattaaatatctccagtgaacggagagattccacaacctccctaggcaatttattccagtatttaaccaccctgacaggaagtttttcctaatgttcaacctaaacctcccttggtgcagtttaagcccattgcttcttgtcctatcatcagaggccaaggagaacaaatgcCCTTGCCCCCCGCCGCACCCTTTTATatatctgaaaaccgctatcatgtcgcctctcagtcttctcttttgcaaactaaacaagcccaattccttcagccttgcctcatagctcatgttttctagacctttaatcatttttgttgctcttctctgaacctttttcttgaaacgtggtgcccagaaatggacacaatactccaactgaggtctaattattgtagagtagagcagaacaaTCCACATAAATCTCACATTCACAGTTGGCAGAATTCCTGTTACTTAGCAATCAGAGAACAGATTTAGGAAATAAggcttaattttattttaaaatatattacctgCGTAGCAATGAAATAGTGATGAGGATTACCCTCACCAATCATAGACAACAGACATGCTGAACCACTCACTGGATCTTTGAAGTGGGAACAGTTACGAACTTGAAATCTTTGAGCAATTAGTTTTGCTCCATAGAGTTCCTTCCCCAATGACTCCAATTCTTTTAGAACACATCTAAAAAGCAAAAAGAGGAATGATTTATTAGAGGAAAATAACTACTTGCACAACAATTTTACATGATTGCAAATACTTGACATTTAGAGATCCTAAGCTTGTTCAATTATAGTTGAATGTTATCTGATCAGGCTCTATGCTTGTCACATATTGTCCAATAATCTAGATGAAATAAGTTTACTTCAGCAAATGTTCAATAATTCTAAACAAGACTGACCAGTAACAGTTGAAATATTAAACTAATAGGGATAATTGAATAGCAGTGTTAAGTCTGTTTATGTGTATATAACTAATTGCTATAAAATTTTATTATCACATTCAAAAACTTATGTCAACATAATTATGGTCACTACAAAAAAATTCAAAGTTCTTAAGACTGCCTCTTCCTATATATTTAGATAGCACTTAGCTCACGAAGCTCTACAATAATGCaactaaaacaaaacatgcaattgctttgtagggataacattaatgtattgaaaatgattctctcaaatggaagtgactccccataatttgttccccacaacttaaagtgtttagatttattattaattcttcttattatttgttaagattgttaaatgtttagatttattattattattgcccctttagaatataatgtattaggtcatgtaacttagaactgttaagaatataatcctatgtagccagaaacagccccccctctgtgtcccagggcatgctcaagcttgtgcaaggggctgcttgaaattgacattgcagagatacattgtaacaatgcattgtcaagccactaactctgctatgggagccaagccctgtaattgactaagggcattgttacgtaattgacgcctgttctcttcaaAACAActgtaactaactcagcactcagacagagaatgtttcaagaaatgccacccagaaacttgacttttttgtaactacaactcttaaATATGTAAAGTTTTTATacgaaatactgtatgggaaacattaattagggaatgtatgtaagaaagagtgtgcttggatgatgaatgaatggttctgagaggtgccagcctgagaatacagcaacaaagggctgaagaaggcatcaggtgccagtgcaaccaaaaggtgtcaagaggagaaaaccaagtactggaggtccacccgatgagatcactgacgagcacctggcagccaccctgaagacatcagcatgatgcagcaatttccatagactggcataggaaaaaattcctataagaactggactaaaaaactatggaatcggagtccaaggttctgctgccagcctaccaggagcttcagatgcgcatctgatcaggacttcgctccccactaccatcacttgtgtacagaatacctggccagtattctgtcacaagcaacttccaggctggtaactataacaaatacacagaaactgaatgaatggatgaatgaatgtttatatgtataagggttaagtagttaaacaacgttgtttgcttctatcttttctttatttttttattattatctttacaataaatgtggctttttgccttatccccctcataagatcctgcttgcttttatttggtacaacagctTTATTTACTATATATGGTGTTACTTGATACTTAAATGTGTATGGTATGAGATGCCCAACTCTGAATGGCATGGCAGTGAAAAAGACACTGGGATGTATGATGTACAATCAATTTGATTACTATTTTCCATGTTTGTAGCTCTCTCTCAAGAGTGCATTCTACTCAACACAGCCTGAGATGTTTGAAGTGACAGGTGCTCAGTGGAAACATTCTCTGttctttatttatatatatatatatatatatatatatatatatatatatatatatatatatagggcaTGTAGATAGATGAAAATCAAGGtctccattagggatgttaaattgtgggtaatCAGCAAATCAAATAGGGAGGAAAACTGCAGagtcacagtggggttagctctcaACCCAGGAGCTAACCTCACTGTggatctgctttttaaatgtattaagagctaccagaaaaagcacaggtgcagaGAGGGAGACTGGGAGCGAGTTGGGAATCAGCAACTTCCAGCTCACTCCTGGgccccccctctctcctcactgcatgtctgcttttaaaaatatattaaaatagcaTCTAGGACTAGGCACAAggcaggaatcagctgattcccagtttgcAACCAGTCCCCCGCgatgcctctgccttccctgcactgctctccgtgacaatgctggggggaactggctttaaaccagctcctgctcctccctctcaccCGCAGcctctctttgatagaggcagcaagtgggggggaagtgactagtcgaggcACTACTACTATTATCGGGTAGTCACCTATTCGCTTAAATCCCTAGTCTCCATAGAGTACAGATAGCTTGACAGGACTCGGGAAGGATCTACAGCGCTGCAACACCATCTGGGGTTTCTGCAGGACAGGTGTGTTAAGATGGGTATAAGTGGATAATGCTATTTCAACCATATCTACACCATTGGTAGGGCAATGCTCTGATCAACTCAGTTATACTATTATGAAAACGGAACTCAGTTTTGTTCTTTATCTAAAACCCAAAAAGTTCACTGCattctcttctgaaaaatctaagAGTGCATCTATTTAATCTAATGAAGTAACCCTGAAGTAAAGTAGCATGATTGAACAAAACCAATTAATAATGCTGCCAGATAGCCTGTCATTTAGTTTCTTAATATACGACATActgaaaataatgttttttaaagataattttgAACCATGTGCCATGGGAAAATGTTCAAAGGTAGCTAAAGAAAGCAGATAATGATGATGAAGAGGTGGCAGATTTCAACTCTATGGACATGGGGAACTATGTGAAAGGATCGATCAGATGAATGTAAATCACTACTTTCAACATGAAGTGTTTTTGCAGGGATGACAGAAACTTAACTGTAGGTGAAGAGATGGACCATGCAAAACTACTTCTATTCAGCACAGTGCTAAAATCTAGGCTGGTCTGCTCTGTGCTACATGACTTTGTCactattaatttattttcaataaaggggaaagaaaagaggTTAGGATGGACATGTGGAAAAAAAGGAAGTTAGGATGGACAATGCACAAGGCTGTTTGTGTCTACAGTTCCACCAGC
The DNA window shown above is from Pelodiscus sinensis isolate JC-2024 chromosome 2, ASM4963464v1, whole genome shotgun sequence and carries:
- the UTP23 gene encoding rRNA-processing protein UTP23 homolog yields the protein MKITRQKHAKKHMGFYKYNFGFREPFQVLLDGTFCQAALRNKIQIREQLPGYLAGATQLCTTRCVLKELESLGKELYGAKLIAQRFQVRNCSHFKDPVSGSACLLSMIGEGNPHHYFIATQDQDLATKVKKKPGVPLLFIIQNTMVLDKPSPKSLAFVQAMQANQLVPDHQQQSIEHLKKEQGLVKEAGNRRKRKRAGGPNPLSCLKKKNKVQETQQPSTAKKKRKRKRNRTKSEIKAASVQLSVEA